GAGCTCCTTGAACTCCTCCCAGTCGCTGTGTGGGTCGATCGGTCGGCCATCGGAGCGGCAAAAGACCAGGTCGTTCTCCTCCCACGCCTCGCCGGCGGCTGCCCGCTGTTCCTGCTGACGGCGCCAGTGTTCTTCGAAGACAGGCAGGAGCGGTGGTGGGAGAGGGATGACTCGCTGGCTCTTCCTGGTCTTGGGCCGTGTGAGGAGGAGGCCGCCGCTGTGCCGCTCCGGGCAGGTGCTGGCGTGCTTCGCACAGCTCGGCTCACATGGCTTTGGGCAGCCACGCTTGTACGTCCGGTGCTTGGCGCAGTGGGGCTCGCACGGCTCGCGGTGGAGGCGCTCGCCGCAGGCGTGAGGGTCGGTGCAGCCGTGCCGCCAGGTGAGCCGCTGGAGCTGCCACCATGTCTTCAGTTGGCCAGCCTCGCGGTCCACGAACTTCCAGCGCAGGCCGAGCGATTCGCCCTGCCGGATGCCGAGCCCGACGCCGATCGCCCAGCGCAGGCCGGTTGGCCGCTTGGTGGCGGCGAGCAGGAACGCACGTGCTTCGGCCTGAGTGAACGGATCGGCGTCCACTTCGTCCACCGACGGTGGGTCGACCAGCGTCGCGACGTTACGGGCGACCATCTCGCGGCGGTGGGCGATCTTTAGCGCTCGGGAGATGATCCTGTGCACCTTGAGGACGTGCGAGGGTGCCCGCCCCTCGGCGAGAAGCTGGGCGTACAGCACGTCGAGGTGCTCGGGCCGTAGCCTGTCGAGTCGGTGCTTCCCGATGCCGGGGATGATGTGGTTGCGGGTTTTGGACCAGTAGTCGTCCAGGCTGCGGGGCTTGAGCTTCGGGGCAGCGATAGTGTCCAGGTAGGTGGTCATCCACTGTTCCACCGTTGGGGCCCGACCGGCCTTCGTGACCCGGCCGGCGTCCCGGGCCGTCTCCAGCTCCTTGACCTTCCGCTTCACCTCGGCCTCGGTCTTGCCGGTACGGTGCCGCCGGTCGGGACTTCCATCGGACTTGACGCCCATTGTCACGCGGCCGTGCCAACGGCCGTCCGCGCCCGGGTAGATGGTCGATTCGAGGTTTGGAAGGCGCGTCCTGCGATCGCTCATGGCGGTACTCCTGCAATGGGCGAGGGGACCAGGTTGGCCCTGGTCCCCTCGCTGTGTGGCTGTTGGACAGTCAGTTGGCCAGGGTGGCCTGGCGCTCGATGTACGCCTCAATGTCGGCGGGCCGCACTCGGCGGCATCGACCGATCTTGATGGAGCCCAACTCGTGGTCAGCCAGGAGTTGGTAGAGCTTCGACCGGCTGATCCGGAGAACCCTGGCGGCCTCTTCCGGGGTGTAGACGACGGGCCGGGTAGCCGTGGCGGTGAGCAAGGTTTCCTCCTGCGGCGGTGGTTGGGCGGCGGAAGGGGCCTGAGGCCTGACAGAACTGACAGAACCTCCCGACTGTGGCTCTGACCTGCGGTTTTATTCGTGATCGCGGCTCTGACAAAACCGGTAAAAACTCTGACAGAACCTCGGCGGGAGGGGATTTGTCAGCGTGGGCGGCCCGGCGGCGCGGGTAGTGGGTGCGGCTGACAGAACCTCCCGGCGGGAGGTTCTGTCAGAGTTTTCGGAGGTTTTGTCAGAGCCGTGATCACGGTCGTTTTCGCAGGTCAGGGCCGTGCGGTGGGGGTTGTGTCAGTTCTGTCAGGCCTCCGGGCTCCGGAAGGGGTTTTCAGCGCCCGTTGGGGGTGAGGGAGGGGTGGAGCTGGTAGCGGGGGGACTTGGGCCGGCCGCCCTTGCGGGACGGGGGTGGACCGGCGATCTGACGGACCCAGCCGTGCTCTTCGAGGAGGTCGAGGGCGGGGTCGAGGGCGGCCATGGTGCGGAACTCGGCGGCGGAGAGGGTGCGGAACAGTTCGCGCTTGGTGAAGGTGCCGGCGGGCGGGTTGGCACGGAGCTGGTCGAACAGGGTCCGGGCGGCCTCGCGGTTGGGGTCGGCGCCCATGGCATCGAAGACGAGGAGGGCGTGGGCGGTGAAGTAGTCGCCGAGGCGGGTGGCGGCGGCCATGGTGACGGCCTCGACGGGCCGGTCCCAGCCGTCGGTGGGGTGGGTGGCGAGGTGGAGCAGGGCGGCGAGGCGGGCGACGGCGCCGTCCCGCTTGCTGGCCCACTTGAGGATCGGGGCGAAGGATCCGCCCTTCGCGAGGCGGGCCTCGGTGACCTTCTGGTAGGCGAGCATCACCGCGTCCGCCTCGGGGGTGAGGGCGAGGACCGCGGTGTCGGTGCGGTCGAACAGGGCCATGGTGAGGGCGGCGAGATTGGCGGCGTAGGTGTCGGCGACGTCGTCCGGGATCGGCTCGGGTTCGATGTTGCGGCTGCCGACCAGGGACTCGGGGACGGCGTAGAGGTAGCGGGCGAGCAGGCCGCGGCCCTCGGCGCCCTTGACGCGGGCGATGGCGTCGAGGACTTCGGGCTGGATGGCGAGGCCCATGGTGACCGCGGGGCGGTCGATGTGCTGGGAGGGGCGGCCCTGCCGGTTGACGCGGACCATGTCCCCGGCGTGGCCCTTGAGGAAGATCTCCATGTTGGTGCTGCCGGAGTACAGGCCGGCGATGATGTCGAAGATCCCGCCCTCGGGGCTCATGACGGAGATCCGGCCGCCCTGTTCGGCGAGGAGCGTGGCCAGGGATTCCTGGGTGGCATTGTCGGCGATGAGCTGGGTCTCGCATGGGACGGTGATGGCTTCGGCCTGCTGGGCGAGGGCGATGGCTTCCCGGGTGAGGGCCACGCGTTCGTCGGCTTCGGCGTTGGTGGCGCGCTGGGCGGCCTTGTCGGCGGCGGACTTGGCGAGCTTGAGGGCGGTCTCGGCCTCGGTCCGGCGGTCCCGGCTGATCTCGGCGAGGGAGTGCTCGACGGTCAGCAGGGGCCGGGTCATCAGGTCGAACACCGCGGACTTCCGGTTCCCGGGGTCGAGCGCCACGGCGGTGTAGATGTTCACCGGTTCGTGCCAACGCCCCCGGATGCGGATGCTCACCTTGCCGCCGGCCGCGGTGGCCAAGGCGGCCAGGGCGAGGCACCCGGCGAGGTCGGGCGGGGTCTGGGTCTCCTCGGCGACGGCGGCGACCATGCCGCCGACCCAGTCGGGCAGCGTGTCCACTGGGAACGCGGGGCGGGTGCGGGACTCGCCGAGAGATACCGGGGTGTCCCACGGCTCCCCGCCCGCGGCGGGCGGCTCCATGGACTGCTCCCAGCCCTCCGGGAACAGCGAGGTGACGTTGTCGTACGGGCCGTCGGGCAGGTCGACGGGCACGGACATGGGCGGGACTTCCTTCCGATCAGGGGATGCGCGGGCGCGAACAGGACAGGGTCGGTGGGCATGCGCGGGGCCGTGCGGGGCCGGAGAAGCGCTTCTCCGGCCCCGCGTCGACGGGGGTGGGCGGTCAGGCGGCGGGTCGGAGGCTTCCGGCGCCTCGGGCGAGGCCGCGGCGGATGGTGTGCTCGCACTCGGTGTGGCTGAGGCCTGTCGCGGTCCCGGCGGCCATGAGCGCGTCGAACGCGAGGTCTTCTGCGATGACACCGGTGGGGATGTGGCGGCCGAGGGCGGCCGCGGAGGCGAACAACCTCTTCGCGCGGCCGGGGTACTTCTGCGCGCGGACCAATGCGGTTTCACGGTCGATCGCGGCCCGGACGTAGGGCTTCTGGTGGTGGACCCGCTCCCGCAGTCCGGCCGCGGGGGTGACCGCGGCCGGGGCGGGCGGCGGGTTAAGCAGGGCCAGCAGGGCGGGCGGGCACGGAGCGATGACGTTCGGGTCGGTGCCTGGGGCGAAGACGTACCGGCCGGCGGTGCCGAGGGATCCGGGGCCAACCAGGTACCCGGCCGGGCCCCGCACGTCGATTCCTGGCGCCACCTTGCCGACGGAGTTCGGGAACACCGAGCCGGGCGGGGAGGCGAGCCAGGCGTGCAGCCCGCCGGACGGCGTCGCCACGGTGGCCGTGGTCGGCACGGTGAAGCCGTGCTCGGCGGCGAGGCGGGCGAGGTCCGCGACGCCGTCCAGGCCGTTCTTTCGGTCGAGGTCGAGGCCGACCAGGTGGTATGGGGCCCGGCCGCACGCGATGCCGTAGCCGGTCGCCCACGGGGCGGCGGCGAACAGTGCGTCGATCTGCTGGTGGTCGGTGGTGGCGTCGAGGACGCCGTGCCCGAACCTGCCGCAGGCGGCGCGGCACTCATTCCGTTCCTTCCCGGGCGGGTGTGGGCTGGGAACCGCCGGCCGCTTGGTCCTCCCAGTCGGAAAGGCGGCGAAGCCGCGCTCAATGGCGTGGTGGGCGGCGGTGAGAGCGTGCTGCCAGTCGGTCAACGGCGTCTCCTCACGGGCGGTCAGCAGGTCATCCACAGCGGGCGCCGCGGCCACGGCCGAGGGCATCGGGACGGTCTCGGCGGTGGCGTGCTGCTCGGCGCAGACCTTGTGCGCGGGCCGGCGGGTCTCGTCGCGGAGCGGGTGGGGCGACCGCACCAGCGACACGGGCGGTCGTCGGTGCGGTCGTAGTGGTGGACGTCGCGCCAAGTCGAGGACGGGCACGGCCCACCCCTATGCGGCGCGGCGATGGGCGGGGAACTCGATGACGGCGGCGAGCCGCGCCGGGGCCGCCTCGGCAGCCGGTCGGGGTGCGGGTTCGCGGGCCGGTGGCGGGGTGCCGCCCTCCTCCGCGTCCGCGGCGCGGGCGGCACGTTCGGCTGCGGACTCGGCGAGGACGGTCCGGACGGCTTCGGAGTCTGTGGCGCTGGCGCGCCAGGTGGCGCCGAGGGCCACGCCGCCGAGGGCGGCGGGGGTGAGGAGGACCGCGGCGGCGATCAGGTCGACGGCGCTCATCCGGTGGCTCCGTTCGCGGCGGTCCGGGCGAGGACGTCGAGCAGGTCGGTGCCGAGGGTGGCGAGGCGGTGCTCGATGCCCTGCCAGGACTCGTTGTCGATGTGCATGAGCGCGGCCAGTGCCTCGGGGGCGTGGCCGTCGGCGGCGGCGGTGAGGGCCTCGCGGAGGTGGACGGCGGCGAGCGGCCGGATGGTGGGAGCGGGCATGACGGGGCCCCTTTCTCGGGCCGTACAGGGCATGGGGGGCGGGCCGGGGCGATTGCGGAGCGTGGCCGTACTGGGGTGCCTAGTGGGTAGTGGGTACTGGGGAATCCGCAGTACAGGAACCCGTTCAGGACCCGCTGGGGTGTTCTAGTGGGTAGTGGGGTGTGCCCCACTACCCACTACCCGGTAGCACTGCGTGACGGTCCGTTAGGCGTGGTCGGGGTGGACGAAGACGGACAGCGGGCCGTTCTCGCGGTAGACCAGTTCGCCGCGGTCGGCGGCGGCCTGGAGTCCGGCGCGGACGGTCTTGCGGTCCCGGCCGACCATGTCGGCGACGGTGGCGACCTTCAGGCCCAGGTGCCCGGCGGACTCGATCGCGTCGACCGCCTCCACCAGCCAGTCCGGCCCGGCCGGCGCCGCCTGGACCGGCGGCGTCAGCGCAGGCGCCGGGCTCTGGTCGCGGAGGCTGGCCAGGTTGAGCCCGGCCGGGCGGGCGTTTGGGAACGCGATGACCTCCGCCAGACCCGTCCCGGCGGTGCCGTCGTCCGGGGCGTTGTCGCGGAGCGCCCCGAGGTTCAGCCCGCCCGCTGCGGTGGCGGACGCCGGGGCGGCGGTGCCCGCCGTGCCGGTGGTGCTTTCCCAGAGCCATCCGGCGCGATCCGGGTCCCAGCGGCGGGCGTAGTCCTCGCCCGCCGCGCGGGCGGAGACCTGGTCGAGGTGCGGGCGGCGGTCGTTGGTGGCGAGGACGGCGTCGCGGACCATGCTCGGGCTGGTCTTCCAGCCCTTGAAGCCAGTGGGGGCGAAGCCGTCCGCACCGGCGGCGCCGATCACACCGCAGCCCTTCGCGGAGAGCTGCCGGGTGTCGACCCGCGCGGCCGGGAACAGCTTGGCGAGGTTGTTCCCGGACGACTCACCGGAGGTGAGCGCGGCCCCGACCGGGGAGAACTTCCGCACGCTGGTGTCGCCGAGCGCGGACACGTTCCCGTCGACCGCGGTCAGGACCAGGCGGATGGCCATGGCGCGGGTGGTGCGCATGGTCTTGCCGACCAGCTCCTGCAGTTCCTTCATCACCGGGTCGCCGAACGAGCGGGCGGAGAGGAGTTCGGCGCCCTCGTCCATGACGACCATGATCTGGGGCAGGGCCGCGGAGACCGGCAGGAGCGTGGTGTCGTTGGCGTCCAGCAGGTCCTGGTACTGCTGCTGGCGGGCCTTGTTGATCGCGATCACGGCGCGGAACATGCGCAGGGCCTCTGCCGGGGTGGAGGCGAGCCAGTCCACGCCGGGCCGGGTGCCGGCCGGGGCCGGTTCGGTGCCGGGCTTCGGCGCCTTGAGCCTTTCGGCTTCGAGCCAGGGGCGAACCCAGGGGATGCCGACGGCTCCGGCCTTCAGGTCCACCACGAAGGTCAGCACATCCTCGCAGCGGGCGAACCCGGCGAGGACCGCGTCGAGGAAGGTGGACTTCCCGGATCCGGGCGGGCCGAGGATCAGCGCGCACGCCTCCCGCAGGAACACCTTCACCAACTCGGAGTTGGGCAGCATCCCCCACGGGATCCCGGTCAGGATCGACAGGGCGGAGTAGTCGTTCGGGTAGGGGTAGGTGCCGGCCATGACGTTGGTGGTGGCGATGTCGAGGACGACACGGCCCTGCCGGTTGCCCTCCTCCACCCCGACGGTGCAGCCGAGCGGCAGCCGGGCGTCCTGGGCGAGCGAGCGGGCGGCGCCGGCGATCCGGTCCCACGTCGCGGAGCCGCCCGGGAGTTCGGCGGCGAGGGAGAACCCGGCGCCGGTCTTCCAGAACTCGACCGCGAACACGGCCACGTCGATGCCGGTGACGCGCTTGATGCGGTCGGCCCACTCGCGGGCGATCGCCTCCCGCTCGGCGTTCATCTTCCGGGCGGCGTCGCGGGCTTCGGCGCTCATGCGCTCCAGCTCGACGGCCTCCTCGCGGATCGCCGAGTTGCTGGCCATGGCGCCGATGCCGACGCCGAGCGCGGCGAGGGTGCCGGCGGCGGCCCACGAGAGGGGGCCGGTGGCGATGGCCCAGGTGGTCCAGCCTCCGGCGAGCAGCCAGGAGGCGGCGCGGGTGGCCATGGTGCGGCCGGTCATCCGGCGGCGGACGCTGGCGCCGATGCCGTGCCCGATCGCCCCGGCCGCGCCCACGGCGAGTGGGATACCGGGCGGCATGTGGGTGGCGGCGCCGAGCAGGGCCAGCGCGCCGGCGCCTGTGGCGGCGGAGATCGCCCCGGAGACCGGGCCGTGTTCGGCGGCCCAGTCCAGCGGCGGCACCCACGTGGCCTTGTGGTTCTTTGTCCGGCGCGGCGCGGGCTTGGGGGTGTTGGTGAGGTTCAGTGCGGGCTGTGGCTCGGCCATGGCAACTCCAGGCAGTCAGGGGTGGTGCGGGCGAGCGGTACAGGGAAGGGGGCGGGCCGCCCCGCAGCGTGTGCGGGGCGGCCCGTGGTGGTGCGTCAGAGGTGCTGGGACGTGCGGCTACTGGTTGTTGCCGATGTCCCACTTCTCCTCGCCGGTGCGGGGGTCGTCGTGGCGGGCGATGTCGCTCTCGTGGGCGTTGCGGAAGGCCTTGCCGACCTCCTCCGCCGCGGAGACGGCCTGGGTGAGGAGCTGGTAGACCTCGTTCAGGGACTCGCCGACGACCTTGTCGAGGGGGAACTCGTCGTCGGAGCGCTCGGCGAGGACGCGGAAGGTGTTGGCGATGGACTCCAGGCCCTCCGGGAGGGACTCGATCGCGGCGAGGACGTGCATCATGCCGTCCGGGTCGTAGTTCATGGCGGCGCCGTACATCTCGGAGGCGACCTCGGAGAAGTTGAAGCCGGCATCGGTGGGGTTGGTCATGTCGCCTCCCAGGGCGTCCAGGTCGGTGTTCGTGTGGTTCTTCGGGGCGCGCGGCACCGCGTCGCCGACCGGCGCGACGGTGTCGGCGGCGGCCTGGTCGGCGGCGGTCTCCGCCTCGGCCAGGTCGGCGCGGATCTGCTGGTCACGGGCCGTACGGGCGTCGGCCGACTTCGCCGCGAGGCGGCGGTAGAGGCGGCGGCCGGGGTGCATCAGCGAGGGCAGGCCGAGCTTGCGGCCGAGCGGGGTGCTGAGCATGCCGAGCACGCCGATCGGCAGGGCGAGCGCTGCGGCGAGCAGGCGCCGGCCGTGGTGTCGGGCCGCGGACTTCACCAGCTCGCGGCGGGCGGCGTCGGCGGGCCGGGGCCTTGCGGGCCTCCGAGCGCGCGTCGCGCACCTTCGTCTCAAGGCGCTTCTCCGACCCCGCCCGGGCCTGGTCGCGGGCCTTGTCGAGCGAGCGGCGGGCCGCCCCGGCGGGCTTGGCCAGGGCCTTGCCGACGGGGCTCTTGGCGGCGAGCTTGCGCTCCCGCTCGGCGGCCTTCGCGGCGCGGCGGGCGTCGGCGACCTGCCGACGGGCCGCGGTCTGCTGCTGCCGCCTCTCCGTGCGGGACGGCGCGGCGGCCTTCTGGGCCTTGCGGAGCTGCTTCACCCCGCCGACCTTCTCGGCGAGGCGCCCCGCCGGGCGGGCGTTGGCCTTGTCCGGCACCGCGGCGGGCCGTGCCGTCGCGGGTCCGGACCGGTTTCCGGCGGTGCGGGCCGCACTCGCTCCAGCGGCGGTGCGGTTCTGGCGGGGGATGCCGCGGCTGGATGCGCCCGAACTGCGGGAGCTGTCCTTCGTGTTGGTGGGCTTGACCAGGGAGAGGTGCCCGGAGCGGCGGGCGGCCGCTCCGGTGGTGCCGCGCTGGGCGAGGCGGGTGGCGGCCTTGCGTGCGGTGCGGGTGGCGATTGCGGTGGTGGCGGCGGTGCCGGCCGCGGCGGCGAGTGCCGCGATTGGCCCGGCGGTCAGCACACCGGCGGACGCCAGCGCGACCAGGGTGTTCGCGCCGGTGATCGCGAGCGGCACGGCGGGCAGCCCGCCGCGCTGGTGGGAGGCCGGAGAAGCGCTCTTGGACCCGGCCGCGGCGGGCTTCGACTTCTCGGCAGCCGGGTGGGGGGTGGGGTTGGGTGCCGGTGCGGTGACCGGCTGTTCGGCGTAGGTCTGGGACATGGCCGGGGATACCTCCGGGCAGGTCAGGCCGCGAACGCGGCGGTGTCGGCGCAGGGCAGGCAGGTGCCCAGGTGGACGGGCAGCACGTATCCGGCGTCCCGCCCACACAGCGGGCAGGTCCGCCGGGCGAGGTTCGCCGCCGCGAGCGCCCGGCACTTGCCGGGCGTCATCGGGCGGACCGGCTTCGCCAGGGCGGTGCGGTAGAGATTGGCAGCACGCAGGCTCTTGGTGCGGCGCGAGCGCCAGAGGATCTGTGCGGCGACGGGCTGCCCGCCCGGCCGCAACCCCCGCGTGCGGAGCTGTCGGCGGGTCAGGAACCCGTCCGGGGCCATCCGCCACGGGTAGGTCGGCAGGCCGAACCGCTCCCCGTGCGGGTCCCAGAACCGCGGGCGGCTCACGCGGCGTGCTCGGGGTCGTGGAACCGGAAGAAGCCGGTAAGGCGCATGCGGACCCCGGACCAGGTGCCGAAGACGTCCAGCCAGTGCGTGCTGTCCTGGTCCAGGTGGGCCGCGACGGCGGCGGGGTCGAGGCCGAGTGCTTCGCGCCACTGCTCGAAGTGGGCCAGGTTGTCGTGCAGGGACATACTCACGCCCCACACGAACGCGCCCCCGTCGCTGCCCTGGGGCAGTCGGTCCACGTGGAGCTGGGGTGCCGGCAGGTTGGGAAACGCGGTGATCATGGCCAGCAGCGTCCCGGCGGCGTTCACCTGGTCGGCGGCGGTGGAGATGCTCACGAGGCCTGCTCCTCACTGCCGCCGCGCTTCAGCGCCGGTGCGGTCGGGTCGTCGGTGTCGGGGACGGCGTGCAGGACGGGCCGGGCGGCCTCGGTGCGGTCGGCCTTCAACGTGTCCCGCAGCATCCGGGCCCGGGCCGGTGAGGTCCGCAGCTCGGTGCGAATCCGATCGGCGGTCAGCTCCGTCTCCGGCCAGTTGGCCGTGACCGATCGGGCCTCCGTGATCAGCTCCTCCACCGTGCGGATCGGCACCTTGGTGCGGGCCGACTTCGGCACCGATCCGGTCGCCCGACGCGGCCGACTCACCGCCGCCGCAACCGCCCGTGTTCGCACCGGCGGAGCGGCCGGGATCGGGTCGGCGATCGGCTCGGGATCGGCCGACTCGTACACCGACTCGGCCGCGTCGGGATCGGCCGATCCCGGCAGGTCAGACCCCGACCGGTTTGCCGTGGTCTGGGCATTTTCTGCCGGTTCGGGCTTGTGGTGGAGAACCTTCGCCACCAGGTCGGAGCCGAAGAAGATCGAGCCGACCGGCAAGCACGATGCGAGCAGCACCAGGGCGTAGTGCGCGGGCGCCCAGTCGGCCAACCGCACCCGACCGCCGCCATGCAGCGCGGGCACCAGGCCGTGCACGTAGTTGAGCACCAGACTGGCGACCGTGTAGCCACCCAGCACCCAGAGCGCGAACAGGCGATCCCG
This genomic window from Streptomyces sp. TLI_235 contains:
- a CDS encoding integrase-like protein, which codes for MSDRRTRLPNLESTIYPGADGRWHGRVTMGVKSDGSPDRRHRTGKTEAEVKRKVKELETARDAGRVTKAGRAPTVEQWMTTYLDTIAAPKLKPRSLDDYWSKTRNHIIPGIGKHRLDRLRPEHLDVLYAQLLAEGRAPSHVLKVHRIISRALKIAHRREMVARNVATLVDPPSVDEVDADPFTQAEARAFLLAATKRPTGLRWAIGVGLGIRQGESLGLRWKFVDREAGQLKTWWQLQRLTWRHGCTDPHACGERLHREPCEPHCAKHRTYKRGCPKPCEPSCAKHASTCPERHSGGLLLTRPKTRKSQRVIPLPPPLLPVFEEHWRRQQEQRAAAGEAWEENDLVFCRSDGRPIDPHSDWEEFKELLAEAGIDDRRVHDGRHSAGTILNELGVDIRTIMEILGHSQLSVTRRYVHATTPLTQEAARRIGEALWPALEPSSSHPLGPSARLRRKRRMK
- a CDS encoding excisionase family DNA binding protein, which produces MLTATATRPVVYTPEEAARVLRISRSKLYQLLADHELGSIKIGRCRRVRPADIEAYIERQATLAN
- a CDS encoding bifunctional DNA primase/polymerase-like protein, whose product is MSLVRSPHPLRDETRRPAHKVCAEQHATAETVPMPSAVAAAPAVDDLLTAREETPLTDWQHALTAAHHAIERGFAAFPTGRTKRPAVPSPHPPGKERNECRAACGRFGHGVLDATTDHQQIDALFAAAPWATGYGIACGRAPYHLVGLDLDRKNGLDGVADLARLAAEHGFTVPTTATVATPSGGLHAWLASPPGSVFPNSVGKVAPGIDVRGPAGYLVGPGSLGTAGRYVFAPGTDPNVIAPCPPALLALLNPPPAPAAVTPAAGLRERVHHQKPYVRAAIDRETALVRAQKYPGRAKRLFASAAALGRHIPTGVIAEDLAFDALMAAGTATGLSHTECEHTIRRGLARGAGSLRPAA